In Oncorhynchus clarkii lewisi isolate Uvic-CL-2024 chromosome 2, UVic_Ocla_1.0, whole genome shotgun sequence, one DNA window encodes the following:
- the LOC139382623 gene encoding wee1-like protein kinase 2: protein MAMGSDWTVQNLDFSSCGEEEGSDSSLDEWSSRNPQILSPNSVCRTPIVQRHCTRSFTISPSIPVSPTTPIPYAAWRKLRLCDSPSTPKSLLSKSALPSSSTKICRSQRALRFATSTDPAQCSRMPSVNVNPFTPDTFRRTREHYKRKSRKSDDDEYGCRMKPSHTSSEEDDDAFLPSKRQAVQAFMLSRYESEFLELGHIGAGEFGVVCKCVKRLDGCLYAIKRSRRPLAGSANEQLALKEVYAHAVLGHHPHVVRYYSAWAEDDHMIIQNEYCDGGSLHDVILEKEASGELFPELELRDLLLHVSMGLKYIHSSGLVHLDIKPSNIFICQCSSAGGAGESEEEEDGGPSTGVVYKIGDLGHVTSSSSPQVEEGDSRFLASEVLHEDYSNLPKADIFALGLTVLLAAGSPPLPQNGDEWHSLRRAQLPSLPQELSPAFRSLIQTLLDPEPSQRPSASALCRQPVLRKERTGKLAAQLRRELNVERFRTATLEKELQEARLSTLSPQQAFPPSLQHPINTGSLPKAGRRLVGRNAARSMSFGCPGYGV, encoded by the exons ATGGCCATGGGAAGTGACTGGACGGTGCAAAACTTGGACTTCTCAAGCTGTGGCGAGGAAGAGGGTAGTGACAGCAGTTTGGATGAATGGAGCTCCAGAAATCCTCAGATCTTAAGTCCCAACTCTGTGTGCAGGACACCCATAGTGCAGCGTCATTGCACCAGGAGCTTCACCATATCCCCATCCATCCCAGTTTCACCGACCACCCCCATTCCCTATGCCGCCTGGAGGAAACTGAGGCTCTGTGACTCCCCCAGTACTCCCAAG AGTCTGCTGTCCAAGTCAGCTCTGCCCAGTTCCAGCACCAAGATATGCCGCAGTCAGAGGGCTCTGCGTTTCGCCACTTCCACTGACCCTGCCCAGTGCAGCCGCATGCCCTCTGTCaatgtgaaccccttcacccccGACACGTTCCGCAGGACCAGGGAGCACTACAAGAGGAAGAGTCGGAAGAGTGACGATGACGAATATGGATGCAG AATGAAACCGAGCCATACGTCAtcagaggaggatgatgatgcaTTTCTCCCGTCCAAG AGGCAGGCTGTCCAGGCTTTCATGCTGTCTAGGTATGAGAGTGAATTTCTGGAGCTTGGACACATCGGTGCGGGGGAGTTTGGAGTGGTGTGCAAGTGTGTGAAGAGGCTGGACGGCTGCTTGTACGCCATCAAGCGCTCTCGCCGACCACTTGCCGGGTCTGCCAATGA GCAGCTGGCCTTAAAGGAGGTGTATGCACATGCTGTACTTGGGCATCACCCCCATGTCGTCCGCTATTACTCAGCATGGGCTGAAGATGATCACATGATCATACAGAATGAGTATTGTGATG GTGGGAGTCTCCACGATGTCATATTAGAGAAGGAGGCAAGTGGAGAGCTGTTTCCAGAGCTGGAGTTGAGGGATCTACTTCTGCACGTTTCCATGGGTCTCAAGTATATTCACAGCTCTGGCCTTGTGCACCTAGACATTAAACCCA GTAATATCTTCATATGCCAATGCTCGAGCGCAGGTGGAGCGGGTGagagtgaggaggaagaggacggagGCCCTTCAACAGGGGTGGTTTATAAAATTG GCGACCTGGGCCATGTGACGTCCAGCAGCAGTCCACAAGTAGAGGAGGGGGACAGCCGCTTCCTCGCCAGCGAGGTCCTGCATGAG GACTACAGCAATCTGCCTAAGGCGGACATATTTGCACTAGgcctgactgtgctgctggcagCAGGGTCGCCCCCTCTCCCTCAGAATGGAGATGAATGGCACAGTCTCAGACGGGCACAGTTACCCAGCCTGCCCCAGGAGCTCTCCCCTGCTTTCAGAAGTCTCATTCAG ACTCTGCTGGATCCGGAGCCATCTCAACGACCCTCTGCGTCAGCGCTATGCAGACAACCTGTTTTGAGGAAGGAGAGGACTGGGAAGCTTGCTGCTCAACTGCGCAGAGAGCTCAATGTGGAGAGGTTCAGGACAGCCACGCTGGAAAA AGAGCTGCAGGAGGCTCGTTTGTCAACACTGTCCCCACAGCAGGCTTTTCCCCCTAGTCTACAGCATCCCATTAATACAGGGTCTTTGCCCAAAGCTGGGCGGAGGCTGGTCGGTAGGAATGCTGCCCGGTCCATGAGCTTTGGATGCCCAGGGTATGGAGTGTGA